The following coding sequences lie in one Pan paniscus chromosome X, NHGRI_mPanPan1-v2.0_pri, whole genome shotgun sequence genomic window:
- the LOC100989838 gene encoding melanoma-associated antigen 12, translated as MPLEQRSQHCKPEEGLEAQGEALGLVGAQAPATEEQETASSSSTLVEVTLGEVPAAESPSPPHSPQGASTLPTTINYTLWSQSDEGSSNEEQEGPSTFPDLETSFQVALSRKMAELVHFLLLKYRAREPFTKAEMLGSVIRNFQDFFPVIFSKASEYLQLVFGIEVVEVVRIGHLYTLVTCLGLSYDGLLGDNQIVPKTGLLIIVLAIIAKEGDCAPEEKIWEELSVLEASDGREDSVFAHPRKLLTQDLVQENYLEYRQVPGSDPACYEFLWGPRALVETSYVKVLHHLLKISGGPHISYPPLHEWAFREGEE; from the coding sequence ATGCCACTTGAGCAGAGGAGTCAGCACTGCAAGCCTGAGGAAGGCCTTGAGGCCCAAGGAGAGGCCCTGGGCTTGGTGGGTGCGCAGGCTCCTGCTACTGAGGAGCAGGagactgcctcctcctcctctactcTAGTGGAAGTCACCCTGGGGGAGGTGCCTGCTGCCGAGTCACCAAGTCCTCCCCACAGTCCTCAGGGAGCCTCCACCCTCCCCACTACCATCAACTATACTCTCTGGAGTCAATCCGATGAGGGCTCCAGCAACGAAGAACAGGAGGGGCCAAGCACCTTTCCTGACCTGGAGACCAGCTTCCAAGTAGCACTCAGTAGGAAGATGGCTGAGTTGGTTCATTTTCTGCTCCTCAAGTATCGAGCCAGGGAGCCATTCACAAAGGCAGAAATGCTGGGGAGTGTCATCAGAAATTTCCAGGACTTCTTTCCTGTGATCTTCAGCAAAGCCTCCGAGTACTTGCAGCTGGTCTTTGGCATCGAGGTGGTGGAAGTGGTCCGCATCGGCCACTTGTACACCCTtgtcacctgcctgggcctctcctACGATGGCCTGCTGGGCGACAATCAGATCGTGCCCAAGACAGGCCTCCTGATAATTGTCCTGGCCATAATCGCAAAAGAGGGCGACTGTGCCCCTGAGGAGAAAATCTGGGAGGAGCTGAGTGTGTTGGAGGCATCTGATGGGAGGGAGGACAGTGTCTTTGCGCATCCCAGGAAGCTGCTCACCCAAGATTTGGTGCAGGAAAACTACCTGGAGTACCGGCAGGTCCCCGGCAGTGATCCTGCATGCTACGAGTTCCTGTGGGGTCCAAGGGCCCTCGTTGAAACCAGCTATGTGAAAGTCCTGCACCATTTGCTAAAGATTAGTGGAGGACCTCACATTTCCTACCCACCCCTGCATGAATGGGCTTTTAGAGAGGGGGAAGAGTGA
- the LOC117977620 gene encoding chondrosarcoma-associated gene 2/3 protein isoform X2: MWMGLIQLVEGVKRKDQGFLEKEFYHKTNIKMRCEFLACRPAFTVLGEAWRDQVDWSRLLRDTGLVKMSRKPRASSPLSNNHPPTPKRLPRQPGREQGPVKEVPGTKGSP, from the exons ATGTGGATGGGCCTTATCCAATTAGTTGAAGGTGTTAAGAGAAAAGACCAAGGTTTCCTGGAAAAGGAATTCTACCACAAGACTAACATAAAAATGCGCTGTGAGTTTCTAGCCTGCAGACCTGCCTTCACTGTCCTGGGGGAGGCATGGAGAGACCAGGTGGACTGGAGTAGACTGTTGAGAGACACTGGTCTGGTGAAGATGTCCAGGAAACCACGAGCCTCCAGCCCATTGTCCAACAACCACCCACCAACACCAAAGAG GTTGCCAAGACAACCCGGAAGGGAACAGGGACCCGTCAAGGAAGTTCCAGGAACAAAAGGCTCTCCCTAA
- the LOC117977620 gene encoding chondrosarcoma-associated gene 2/3 protein isoform X1, whose translation MWMGLIQLVEGVKRKDQGFLEKEFYHKTNIKMRCEFLACRPAFTVLGEAWRDQVDWSRLLRDTGLVKMSRKPRASSPLSNNHPPTPKRRGSGRHPLNPGPEALSKLPRQPGREQGPVKEVPGTKGSP comes from the exons ATGTGGATGGGCCTTATCCAATTAGTTGAAGGTGTTAAGAGAAAAGACCAAGGTTTCCTGGAAAAGGAATTCTACCACAAGACTAACATAAAAATGCGCTGTGAGTTTCTAGCCTGCAGACCTGCCTTCACTGTCCTGGGGGAGGCATGGAGAGACCAGGTGGACTGGAGTAGACTGTTGAGAGACACTGGTCTGGTGAAGATGTCCAGGAAACCACGAGCCTCCAGCCCATTGTCCAACAACCACCCACCAACACCAAAGAGGCGAGGAAGTGGAAGGCATCCTCTCAACCCTGGCCCAGAAGCCCTATCAAA GTTGCCAAGACAACCCGGAAGGGAACAGGGACCCGTCAAGGAAGTTCCAGGAACAAAAGGCTCTCCCTAA